The Cicer arietinum cultivar CDC Frontier isolate Library 1 unplaced genomic scaffold, Cicar.CDCFrontier_v2.0 Ca_scaffold_5835_v2.0, whole genome shotgun sequence genome has a segment encoding these proteins:
- the LOC101500735 gene encoding eukaryotic translation initiation factor 6-2 isoform X1, with translation MKNENYQAIENFRYWLPTLHFCCVASLQSPLPLCSSDPILSWFVGSKISVLSVMATRLKFENSCEIGAFSKLTNAYCLVAIGGSENFYSAFEAELSDVIPVVKTSIGGTRIVGRLCIGNKNGLLLPHTTTDQELQHLRNSLPDQVRVQRIEERLSALGNCIACNDHVALTHTDLDKETEEVIADVLGVEVFRQTVAGNILVGSYCAFSNKGGLVHPHTSVEDLDELSTLLQVPLVAGTVNRGSEVIAAGMVVNDWTAFCGSDTTATELSVIESVFKLREAQPSAIVDEMRKSLIESYV, from the exons atgaaaaatgaaaattatcaaGCAATTGAAAATTTTCGGTATTGGTTACCCACCCTACACTTTTGTTGCGTTGCATCCCTCCAGTCACCGCTTCCTCTGTGCTCCTCCGACCCG ATATTAAGTTGGTTTGTTGGATCAAAGATTTCTGTCCTCTCTGTCATGGCAACTA GACTCAAGTTTGAGAATTCTTGTGAAATTGGAGCCTTCTCAAAACTTACCAATGCCTATTGTTTGGTTGCCATTGGAGGTTCTGAAAATTTCTACAG TGCTTTTGAGGCTGAGTTATCAGATGTTATCCCTGTGGTCAAAACCTCCATCGGTGGCACTCGTATTGTTGGCCGTCTTTGCATTG GAAACAAGAATGGGCTTCTCTTGCCCCATACCACCACAGACCAAG AACTTCAACATTTGAGAAACAGTCTACCTGATCAAGTTCGCGTTCAGCGCATAGAAGAAAGATTATCTGCTCTAGGAAATTGTATAGCATGTAATGACCATGTGGCCCTCACGCACACTGATCTCGACAAG GAAACTGAGGAGGTGATTGCAGATGTTCTTGGAGTTGAAGTTTTCAGGCAGACAGTTGCTGGTAATATTCTTGTGGGCAGTTACTGCGCTTTCTCCAACAAAGGGGGTTTG GTCCACCCTCATACTTCTGTTGAAGACTTGGATGAACTTTCTACACTTCTTCAAGTTCCTTTGGTTGCTGGGACTGTGAACCGCGGTAGCGAAGTAATCGCTGCTGGCATGGTAGTAAATGATTGGACAGCATTTTGTGGTTCAGACACCACAGCAACAGAACTCTCAGTGATTGAGAGTGTTTTCAAGCTGAGGGAAGCTCAGCCTAGTGCCATTGTGGATGAGATGAGGAAATCTCTCATTGAAAGCTACGTCTGA
- the LOC101500735 gene encoding eukaryotic translation initiation factor 6-2 isoform X2, translated as MATRLKFENSCEIGAFSKLTNAYCLVAIGGSENFYSAFEAELSDVIPVVKTSIGGTRIVGRLCIGNKNGLLLPHTTTDQELQHLRNSLPDQVRVQRIEERLSALGNCIACNDHVALTHTDLDKETEEVIADVLGVEVFRQTVAGNILVGSYCAFSNKGGLVHPHTSVEDLDELSTLLQVPLVAGTVNRGSEVIAAGMVVNDWTAFCGSDTTATELSVIESVFKLREAQPSAIVDEMRKSLIESYV; from the exons ATGGCAACTA GACTCAAGTTTGAGAATTCTTGTGAAATTGGAGCCTTCTCAAAACTTACCAATGCCTATTGTTTGGTTGCCATTGGAGGTTCTGAAAATTTCTACAG TGCTTTTGAGGCTGAGTTATCAGATGTTATCCCTGTGGTCAAAACCTCCATCGGTGGCACTCGTATTGTTGGCCGTCTTTGCATTG GAAACAAGAATGGGCTTCTCTTGCCCCATACCACCACAGACCAAG AACTTCAACATTTGAGAAACAGTCTACCTGATCAAGTTCGCGTTCAGCGCATAGAAGAAAGATTATCTGCTCTAGGAAATTGTATAGCATGTAATGACCATGTGGCCCTCACGCACACTGATCTCGACAAG GAAACTGAGGAGGTGATTGCAGATGTTCTTGGAGTTGAAGTTTTCAGGCAGACAGTTGCTGGTAATATTCTTGTGGGCAGTTACTGCGCTTTCTCCAACAAAGGGGGTTTG GTCCACCCTCATACTTCTGTTGAAGACTTGGATGAACTTTCTACACTTCTTCAAGTTCCTTTGGTTGCTGGGACTGTGAACCGCGGTAGCGAAGTAATCGCTGCTGGCATGGTAGTAAATGATTGGACAGCATTTTGTGGTTCAGACACCACAGCAACAGAACTCTCAGTGATTGAGAGTGTTTTCAAGCTGAGGGAAGCTCAGCCTAGTGCCATTGTGGATGAGATGAGGAAATCTCTCATTGAAAGCTACGTCTGA